The Thermoflavifilum sp. genome contains a region encoding:
- a CDS encoding AI-2E family transporter, producing MNTSSLPFFVKLASVLLSIVLIGYLVYIGQPLLSPLLFAFLFSMMLLPVNRLLEKIHIPRSLAVLVSIILFIAILLSVLYFVASQIRIMASDWPALEQQLSITLQQLQEWLHNHLHIKIQSREDLIQIATQNISSTAIIGHTVVSVSSTLLFIIFIPIYMFLLLYYRRLLTRFLMELFAEGHRHRVYTTLKQVERVIKRYVLGLLMEIIAIAILLGAAFFIIGIPYAWLLAVITAILNIIPYVGIYSSMVLCALITFASGSVSKTLALIITMVVVHTFDANYLMPRIVGSQVKINVLITIIGVVIGEMMWGIAGMFLAIPTIAIMKIVFDEIEHMQAWSILLSDDTRPVRVKKINLRNSKKQSQSTS from the coding sequence ATGAACACTTCTTCCCTTCCTTTTTTTGTTAAGCTGGCATCTGTGTTGCTCAGCATTGTGCTTATAGGCTATCTTGTATATATCGGTCAGCCTCTGCTCTCTCCGTTGTTGTTTGCATTTCTGTTTTCTATGATGCTCTTGCCCGTGAATCGTTTGCTGGAAAAAATACATATACCCAGGAGCCTTGCTGTATTAGTTTCTATCATATTATTTATTGCCATTTTGCTGTCTGTATTGTATTTTGTTGCATCACAGATAAGAATAATGGCTAGTGATTGGCCTGCGCTGGAGCAACAATTGAGCATTACGCTGCAGCAATTACAGGAATGGTTACACAACCATTTGCATATAAAAATCCAGAGCAGGGAAGATTTGATTCAGATAGCTACACAGAATATTTCTTCAACCGCCATTATCGGACACACCGTGGTATCAGTATCTTCCACCCTGTTGTTTATCATTTTCATCCCGATTTACATGTTTTTGTTGTTATATTATCGTCGCCTGCTCACCCGCTTTTTAATGGAGTTATTTGCCGAAGGTCATAGACATAGGGTCTATACAACACTTAAACAGGTGGAAAGGGTGATAAAACGATATGTACTGGGATTACTGATGGAGATAATAGCTATTGCCATCCTGCTGGGTGCTGCATTTTTTATCATCGGTATTCCGTATGCATGGCTGCTGGCGGTGATTACAGCTATCCTGAATATTATTCCCTATGTAGGTATTTATTCTTCCATGGTGCTCTGTGCATTGATCACATTTGCAAGTGGAAGCGTAAGTAAAACACTCGCATTGATCATAACCATGGTGGTTGTACATACATTTGATGCCAATTATCTGATGCCGAGGATCGTGGGGTCGCAGGTCAAAATCAATGTATTGATAACCATCATTGGCGTGGTCATCGGAGAAATGATGTGGGGTATTGCAGGCATGTTTCTGGCCATTCCCACTATTGCCATCATGAAAATTGTATTTGATGAAATCGAACATATGCAGGCCTGGTCTATTCTGTTGAGCGACGACACACGGCCTGTCCGGGTTAAGAAAATCAACCTCAGAAACAGCAAAAAACAGAGTCAGTCAACCTCCTGA